In one Mycobacteriales bacterium genomic region, the following are encoded:
- a CDS encoding GMC family oxidoreductase N-terminal domain-containing protein, producing the protein MIGAYDVVVVGAGSAGCVLAARLSEDPGTSVLLLEAGPPDDPVEVRLPAAFYQLFGTERDWDLRTEPEPELAGRRLAWPRGRTLGGSSSINAMIYIRGAAADYDGWGVPGWGWRDLLPYFLRAEDNARGASAYHAVGGPLRVEDLRRQHPLVTAFLESAAAAGLPANPDFNGAAQDGFGPYQVTQRGGRRWSAADAYLRPALGRRNLTVLTDAAVGRIVLAGGRATGVVVTRQGSTEVVRARREVVLAAGAIGSPQLLLVSGIGPAAALEALGVEVAADLPVGENLQDHPTLPLNFRTRGVPDLRDAETPANVLRWLAGHRGPLTSNVAEAGGFVRTTDAPAPDLQLLAMPAMVVDHGRAVLAAGMTIAPTVVHVRSRGRLTLRSADPRWRPRIEAGYFTDPADLAVMTAGVELAHRIAATGPLADIIQAPYGPAALDPQAAVRAGTETLYHPVGTCSIGPVVDAELRVHGVAGLRVADAAVMPAVPRGNTNAPTIAIAERAADLIRGRVRNPALTGAS; encoded by the coding sequence ATGATCGGCGCGTACGACGTCGTGGTCGTCGGCGCGGGCAGTGCCGGCTGCGTGCTCGCCGCCCGGCTGTCCGAGGACCCCGGCACGAGCGTGCTGCTGCTGGAGGCGGGGCCGCCCGACGACCCGGTCGAGGTCCGGCTGCCGGCCGCGTTCTACCAGCTCTTCGGCACCGAGCGGGACTGGGACCTGCGCACCGAGCCGGAGCCCGAGCTGGCCGGGCGGCGGCTGGCCTGGCCGCGGGGGCGGACCCTGGGCGGCAGCTCCTCGATCAACGCGATGATCTACATCCGCGGCGCGGCGGCCGACTACGACGGCTGGGGCGTGCCCGGCTGGGGTTGGCGCGACCTGCTGCCCTACTTCCTGCGGGCCGAGGACAACGCCCGGGGCGCCTCGGCGTACCACGCGGTCGGGGGTCCGCTGCGGGTGGAGGATCTGCGCCGGCAGCACCCGCTGGTCACGGCGTTCCTGGAGTCGGCGGCCGCGGCCGGGCTGCCGGCCAACCCGGACTTCAACGGCGCCGCCCAGGACGGGTTCGGGCCTTACCAGGTGACCCAGCGCGGCGGTCGGCGCTGGTCGGCCGCGGACGCCTACCTGCGCCCGGCGCTGGGACGGCGCAACCTCACCGTGCTCACCGACGCCGCGGTCGGCCGGATCGTGCTGGCGGGCGGCCGGGCCACCGGGGTCGTGGTCACCCGGCAGGGCAGCACCGAGGTCGTCCGGGCCCGGCGCGAGGTCGTGCTGGCGGCCGGGGCGATCGGCAGCCCGCAGCTGCTCCTGGTCTCCGGGATCGGGCCGGCGGCCGCGCTGGAGGCGCTCGGCGTCGAGGTCGCCGCCGACCTGCCGGTGGGGGAGAACCTGCAGGACCACCCGACCCTGCCGCTGAACTTCCGCACCCGCGGCGTGCCCGACCTGCGCGACGCCGAGACGCCGGCCAACGTGCTGCGCTGGCTGGCCGGCCACCGCGGCCCGCTGACCTCCAACGTGGCCGAGGCCGGCGGGTTCGTCCGGACCACGGACGCTCCGGCGCCGGACCTGCAGCTGCTGGCGATGCCCGCGATGGTGGTCGACCACGGCCGGGCCGTGCTCGCGGCCGGGATGACGATCGCGCCGACCGTCGTGCACGTCCGCAGCCGCGGCCGGCTCACGCTGCGCTCGGCCGACCCGCGCTGGCGGCCCCGGATCGAGGCCGGCTACTTCACCGACCCGGCCGACCTCGCGGTCATGACGGCCGGGGTCGAGCTGGCCCACCGGATCGCCGCCACCGGCCCGCTCGCGGACATCATCCAGGCGCCGTACGGTCCGGCCGCGCTGGACCCGCAGGCCGCCGTCCGGGCCGGCACCGAGACGCTCTACCACCCGGTCGGCACCTGCTCGATCGGCCCGGTCGTGGACGCCGAGCTGCGCGTGCACGGCGTGGCCGGGCTGCGGGTCGCCGACGCCGCCGTGATGCCGGCCGTCCCGCGCGGCAACACCAACGCCCCCACCATCGCGATCGCCGAGCGCGCCGCCGACCTCATCCGCGGTCGCGTCCGGAACCCGGCCCTGACAGGAGCGTCATGA
- a CDS encoding DUF4230 domain-containing protein gives MSSDTDAEPRRSTDRGGATRITGGIRRGFVRTVVTGVVVLLVALLALLGLRSLSKWPFGDEDRDRSGPAVLVAMRDLSEYHAAAGEYQVLIDIQQDAKFLPDIIKGKRTIFLAVGSVDAYVDFRKLGDDAVTVSADRKSVSLTLPRAQLSTPNVDPTQSRVLNQDLGVVDRLGGLFSDEPNPQNQQMYVLARQRLADAAGQVGLQKRAEDNTKTTLDKLMRSLGFTNVTITFVNPAAGG, from the coding sequence ATGTCCAGCGACACCGACGCGGAGCCGCGGCGGAGCACCGACCGGGGCGGGGCCACCCGCATCACCGGCGGCATCCGGCGCGGGTTCGTCCGCACCGTGGTCACCGGCGTGGTCGTGCTCCTCGTGGCCCTCCTGGCGCTGCTCGGGCTGCGCTCGCTGTCGAAGTGGCCGTTCGGGGACGAGGACAGGGACCGCAGCGGGCCGGCCGTGCTCGTCGCGATGCGCGACCTGTCCGAGTACCACGCCGCCGCCGGGGAGTACCAGGTGCTCATCGACATCCAGCAGGACGCGAAGTTCCTGCCCGACATCATCAAGGGCAAGCGGACGATCTTCCTCGCGGTCGGCTCCGTCGACGCGTACGTGGACTTCCGCAAGCTCGGCGACGACGCGGTCACCGTCTCCGCGGACCGCAAGTCGGTCTCCCTCACGCTCCCGCGCGCGCAGCTGTCGACGCCGAACGTCGACCCGACCCAGAGCCGGGTGCTCAACCAGGACCTCGGCGTCGTCGACCGGCTCGGCGGGCTGTTCTCGGACGAGCCCAACCCGCAGAACCAGCAGATGTACGTGCTGGCCCGGCAACGGCTGGCCGACGCCGCCGGCCAGGTCGGGCTGCAGAAACGGGCCGAGGACAACACGAAGACCACGCTGGACAAGCTGATGCGCTCGCTCGGCTTCACGAACGTGACGATCACCTTCGTGAATCCGGCCGCCGGCGGGTGA